Part of the Vigna radiata var. radiata cultivar VC1973A chromosome 11, Vradiata_ver6, whole genome shotgun sequence genome is shown below.
actcaaataagttatttttttaatgttaaactcacattataatattgtttgaaaatatCATATGTCGTAATTTAAGTTTGTCTCTAATCAAAATTaagattctttttatttattttaaagatgttATGTGTTAAAATGAATTcagaaaaaactatttaaattctAACACGTGAAAAACCTTTATTtgagtaaaagaaataaatataaaaataataaaaagaatgtaaACCTAAATATTCAACTAAACAGTTGTTTAAAAGCGCTATCGGAGTGGTTCACGGGAGCGTCATACGATCACAgtagaataagaaaaatgacaGTTGTTAAGATTTTTTACTGAATACGACGTAGTTTTATGggagaaaatggaaaagaaaaagaaaaaagtaaaacatgACATTAACGAATGAATGAATGTGACTAAAATCAACCCATACTCACATTTTTCTTGCCGCGCGTCTGTgagagaaaaaggaaggaaaatggTGACAATCATTAAAGTTGTGGAATGCTTTGATTGTTTTGAGGTTGTACAACTGAGGAAGAAGCCGTGCTGTGTTGTGATGTGTATGTAGGAAAGTTCCCACAGAACATGTGACGGAAGTTGTTacacatttatttaattgattggtttaaagcttttttttgttcctaagttataaaaacggacgttcagtttagtttccgttttttaaaatgtaaatctttggttcctaaattataaaaaatgtatcaaatgagtacttttttgacttgaaatattgttttttggttgttttttaacGACTACTACGtttttagattgctctgatttgtttcttaataataataatagcacTTTAGATTGTTTTCTGTACTTTGAccataacataaaaaaagaactcattttatacattttttataacttaggaatcaaaggtttacatttttaaaaagacaaaaaaaatgtttaaacctaatttatttaatgaattaaaatgatACTTTAATTCCACAAATACAGCTCAAGAATGAGTCATCTCATAACCTAACTTCACTTTataaactcactttctaattcAGTTACACAAATTCCTTTTTTGAATGATATTTactcaaaaattattttttttttcaacttttacttattttaaattttattcattattgtttttaCTCGTTTATATTAATATCTTAATCGAGTggatatttttaactaattttaaattgactTGTTTTTTTATCGTTATCAAATATAAGTTTGACAAAATCATGATAGACAAATTTGTAgaaatttgtgaataatttgataaatataataaataaaaaattgttttaataatttaagttataaaattatatatttgttcttattaatattaatagaaagtaaaatgtatttagttaaaattaatttgaaataaacttCAGAtgatttattctaaaaaatattaatagatataattaatttaaaatgaaatatagtttgttaaaaatgattttaattaaatcttcAATTATAAAAGATGAATTATAAAAGAACGATAGAATTaatgaaattctttttaaaaaagcgAAATtaaatcttgtaattattttttccacAATTTTGACTactattaatttgaaaatattgtttccAGAAACTGAAACACTGCCTTACGAGGAAAAGGAGGCatatataaagaaaagtaaGGAAGTCAATAAATGCAAAAATTGGTTCAGAATTTGTTGACCAGCTCAAACCTAATTTTGTGAAGACTATTAGGAAGCAGAGTAACGCCAACGCAAGAGAGGCAGAGCTATCCACCTTCTCTACCACACCACTAGTTTTCCCATAGTCCAAGTCAAACAAAATTACATCCAACTTTCATTCAAATTATCTTTCCATTTGTCATTCTCTTCTGCTCTCTCTATTTTCTCTTCCAATTTCAAACACTTCAGTTTCGGATTCATCGTGATTCTTCAGAGGAATTGCCACAGTGATGGCACAGAAGAGCTTCATCGTTGAGGTCGAGAAAGCGAAGGAGGCGAGCGAAGGAAGGCCATCGAGAGGACCTGTGTACCGTAGCCTCTTCGCCAAGGATGGATTCCCTGCTCCTATCCAAGGTCTCGATTGCTGCTGGGACGTTTTCCGGTGAGCTTGTCACTTCAATTTCACTACTCTTAGTTTTGTTCTTCGATTTTTTATGCAAAAATGTAAGATCAATAAGCTCCTACTTCCTTTCGTGGATATATGATCTGGAATTGCGTATGAGACTTTACTGAAAAGCTTTTGGTGCTCGAAGCAATGATCGTTACTTTTTACGTTCACAATCGGAAGATGTATTTCCTCTAATTACGTGCAAATCGGATAGTTTATTTGAATCTCTCGAATTAGTATATCTACTTGCCATGCAGAGCTCTCTGATCTGCATCAGAATTAGGCAGACTTTCTATTGGAGCAATCTATTTGGAGCAGTGAAAGTACAAATTTCGGTTTCACCACTTTTTGGCAACACTGAATTAAATATTGTTGGACTTTCGTGTGCATGAAGAGAACCGAAGTATACAGTttaattttacttgatttagtaGCTATCTATTTGGAAAGTGAAAGTATTAATTTCGTGCACCAGAGTCTGCATTGTcggtattttttaatttttaatttttaatttttattttttaaatttttttcctttttaatactGTAATAAATGTTGACGAGCTTTTCATGTGCATGAAGACGACTTGAACATtcggtttaatttttttacttggTTTAGGATTTGATCCACAACATGTGTTGATCCCGATCAATGTTACGCTGAATCGAACTTATGACTTGTATTGATAAAATAGTAGTCAATTCAGTTCTGAGTGTGTTGTACTTTTACAGATTGTCCGTTGAGAAATATCCAACTAGTCCAATGCTTGGTCGCAGGGAAATTGTGAATGGGAAGGTGAGGTTTTGACTACTGATTGAGCCCCGTGTTCTGGATTTTTTCTCGACATTGCTTGACCATTTTTGGCTTTTAACTTACTTGAATTTCCTTTTCGTGACTATATAGGCAGGCAAGTACAAGTGGTTAACATACAAAGAAGTATATGACCAGGTGATTAAGGTTGGGAATTCCATCCGCTACTGTGGTTATGGAGAAGTAAGTCAACCATGTTTTTCTTACCGAAAAATGAAGCATTTTCCCCACTTCTTTTAGTAGTATTACCACGCTATCCCAAATTCTTTGATTCAAAGTACATGTTGGGTTGTTCACTTGTTCGTTATTTACAAACAAGATTAATGTGCAAATAACATGGTTCTATACCTTTGACATATTTCAAATGCCGGATGTTCTTGATAATAAAGTTCTCAGACTTTCTAATTAGCTCTTAACCTTTTAAGAGTTTACAATCCTGGTAAATAAAACGAGTTAACTCTCAACATAAGAGTAAAATCATACGAGCTCTTTAGAATCTCCTGTCAACAGAGTATGAAACTAATGTAGTTTTGGCGATTCATTAACAACtctaacaatattttattagggATAAAACTATTTGAAGAAATTAGTTCCTCTTTTAAATGTTTTCACTTTAAGAACTTATGTTTTTACGAATTTATGTTAGATTTGACCATTTATTCAAGTTTAATTGTATTTAACACTAGTATAATATCATACTTTATTATTGTGGTTTGCTacttttctttatcattaagtttaaatattgaattatttgtgTAGAAAGTATTATGTTTTGCATATATGTCATCAATAGATTCTTTTTAATCCTCTTTTTCCTTAGGTAATTCTTCGTTTATGAAAACTCTCAAATTTGTCAACCTTGCTTTATAATATTGGTATTTGTATGAGCATGGACTGTGTTGGAAATCTCATATGATTAGTTATTATATAACCAAAATAGGGTATTTATCGGACAACAACCATCATCTTATGAGTTAGCTTTTGGGACTTAGTTAAGTTCAAAcccaaattataatatgttgagtCTATCGAGTTGTCCATCATTTGGTGATTATCAAACCAGTCAAAGATGTTCACTCTTGTTAACTTTATGCTCAAGATGTTCAATCATCAATGCTACGGGTGTTTATTGGAGATAGTATTTTTTCTAGGTGTGATACAGTGAAAATAGTTGTAACTCCAGCTTATTCTATGGACTAAGTTTTGAGATTCATTTTGGTCAAAACCCAAAACTTAAGAAGTATCTCAATGTTGATTCAAAAACTTGTTTTCATGAATTGAAGTGCTTAGCATATGACAGATTTCCCTTTTGCACATAAGTTTGTATATTGGGTCCTTGTTTAtgtgttttgatattttatttttttcatgggATAtgacaatatttatattttctagcacttttttcttttgagcTTAATTCATATATTACTGGTTTGCAGGGTGTAAAATGCGGTATTTATGGTGCCAATTCAGCAGAATGGGTTATGAGCATGGAGGTAAATTTTACTTTGAATTCCCTTCCCTTTTGTTCTCTGCATTTTTTCCATCTTTAGTTTTGCTGCTCGCTTGGAAGTAGTTACCCTACATGTGGGAGTTTTCTGCAGTATTCATCTGTTGACATTTGCTTGTATTTTGGGCtgagtatttattattatttctctgtctactttgttatttatttggtgGTGAGTTTTAGTCCTCATTGAGCTGAAAGGAGAATAAGATATTTCTGGAATGAAGCTTCgtttcttatattgaatatcTACTCTTTGCAGAGAGTTCTAATTCTTTAATTATATCTCTATACTTATATTGTGCCAGTTATGGGTATCCCTGGTCACAATAATAATGTTGCTGAACTAACTTCTTTCACCCAATGGTTTTTAACATATTGGCAAAAATTCGCAGGCCTGCAATGCTCATGGACTCTATTGTGTACCTTTATATGATACCTTGGGTATGTCTCctcttttttatcttgtttatacaccatgttgatgattatactcaaatgcaattaaaatttgcttttgtCATCTATACTTGTACAAAGAGTTGCTACTATCAAGGAACAGTAATCTCAAAAGATCTGATGTTGTGTGAAAAGTTGCAACATTGGTGGCCATGTAACATTTTTTCTGTAACTTTttccaacaaataacaaatttccTAATTTATGAACTTTTTAGAAACTTGTGTACATTATTACATCTTCTTGAAAATTTATGTAAGTTCTAAATGCAAGCATTTATCAAAACCTTTTGTggctattttttattttttattatatgttgtaaTTTTTCAGAacaaataaatcattattttataccTTTTGAAATTCTCacctaatttattaaaaaagtccTTTGGAAAAGTGATGTAAGTAAAGAACTTTGACTAAAACCCGTCCCTTAACTAAATTCTTAGaacttttcataaaaatttacTGCAATTCGGGTAAAATGGTGCATGAACAATATCCAATTTTACAAAAGCAATATTTTACAgttctttgtttttcaatttctaaatttGTAATTATCATTTGCTTTGACACTCTCCTCGGAATGAAATAGGTGCTGGAGCTATAGAATTTATTATATGCCACGCAGAGGTCTCAATTGCATTtgtggaagaaaagaagatgccCGAGGTTCTTCTATTGAAATcctttgttttaaattagtttaattgttaGGAAAGATTAGAGAGTTTTGTATAATCTCATCATGCAAGCGGTCAGTCTGACccatatatttgtttttgaatcATTTTAGCTATTGAAGACATTTCCAAATGCAACAAAGTATCTCAAGAGTATGTTTTGTAGTTTCTCTCCTTTATTTACTAAAATGCTTATGCGTTAGGAAGAGTCATTTCACTTTTACATCTTTGTCACAGCAATTGTAAGCTTCGGAAAGGTTACCCCTGAGCAAAAGCAAGAAGTTGAGAAGTTTGGGTTGGCAATATATTCGTGGGATGAATTTTTGCAAGTGGTGGGTTATTCATTTCGTACACTATTACTCTTTCTTTTCTGAAAGTTTTAAAATAGAAGCACTCCTACAATTACATTTGTAATTACTACACAGAAAAATATTGTATCACAAGCTTGATCCACCTACAGTTGGCATAATACTTGTagaaaacaattaatgaatataaCTTTTTGTGCAGTGGAAATGAAAAAACAAGGATGATTTGTAAATGTAAATTTGGTGAGCATTTTGCTGGGCCAATTTATATAGTTACAAATACgtccaaatttatttttctagttaATTTCAGTCACTCCTGTAGGAAGTAATCATATCTTTCACCTCTTTGGTATTTTGTGGTTCCTGttcctaatttaatttttaatatttgccACAGGGTCAAGGTCAGAGTTATGATCTTCCAATTAAGAAAAGGAGTGACATCTGTACAATAATGTATACTAGTGGAACTACGGGTGACCCCAAGGGAGTGTTGATATCAAATGAGAGTATTATCACTCTCTTAGCTGGGGTAAAGCGACTGTTGGAGAGTGTCAATGAACAAGtatgttgttttctttcacAACTCCTACACTATACTTGGAAATACATGAATATGCAATTTCATTTTACGTTTTAGGATACTGAATGCATAGCTATCCTTTTTTTGACTCTCATAGTTtcccttcttttctcttctttgcaGTTGACTGAGAAGGATGTATACATATCATACCTTCCTCTTGCACATATCTTTGATAGGGTCATTGAGGAAACATTCATATGGCATGGTGCTTCAATAGGTTTCTGGCGGGGGGTGAGTATATGTAGTATATCTGTCATTACAGAATGGAGATTTAATATCATAATTGAACTCTGGATTTGGAAGATGACCATCATTTACATAATTACTTTAGGATGTCAAATTGCTAATTGAAGATATTGGGGAACTAAAACCAACTGTTTTCTGTGCTGTTCCCCGTGTGCTTGATAGAGTGTACTCAGGTAAACTCTTGAAAATTCTTGTGATTGCTGACATGTTTGATGATCTTCCCATGATCATATAGTGTTAATGCTCAAACTTTTATTTCCATGGAGAAAGCTActctacaatttttttattatgggaATAgcatttttcttgcttttcttttacattttttttcctaccCCTCCAAACATGGAGAAAATAGGATTATGACTCTTAACCCCGATCTGGAACACAGGTTTGACACAGAAGATTGCTTCTGGGGGCTTCTTGAAGAGGACATTATTCAACTGTGCTTATTCATAGTAAGTGctgtttttgtaaataaatacttGAGTCTGGGTGAAATCATGAACATGAAAAAAACTGTCGTGGATTCTCTGTATGATTGTTATGGAACTAAGATTGTTCTTGATTGATTTCGCATACAAATTCATGTtagattaatattattttttactatgtATGTGTTTAAATCTCTCGTGGCCTCTTAGGGGCActtcaatatttttcattttatttttttataatcagtTCTGCCATACTCTGACATTGCAAATTCTGAATTTTGATTTCAGTAAGCTGAATAACATGAAGAAAGGGTTTAGCCATGGAGAGGCATCCCCTATTTGTgataaaattgtatttgataaggtattgaaatttataaatctaaACTCCTTGGCCTCTCAGTATTACTGGATCTTTATTCCTAATCATGGCTTTGCTACATGATCAGGTAAAGCAGGGTTTAGGAGGTAGAGTTCGTCTTATTTTGTCTGGAGCAGCACCTTTATCTGCACATGTGGAAGGTTACTTACGGGTGGTGACTTGTTGTCATGTCCTACAAGGATATGGTATGttctttttaaatatgaaaatcaaACTCGTAGCATACTATCACTTTTCAAGAAAAACGtcattaatttgatttccaTGTGATGGTGACACAAAAACATATGCTCTTagttgaaaatgattttttatcagAAAGTAgtggtattttatttttatccgaGGATtacatgttaaatattttaaggagTGTCTATCACGGATCAAAATAACACTAGGTAGAACGGATCTAATTGTTTCCTTGTTGTAATCACGTAAAATTTGAGAAAGCAGATAGCATTTGATAGCGTAGTAATGGTAGTTGAAAACAATATCCAAAATCCGTTTAAAACTAACTGTATATTTTTAAAGGAatagtttcttatttttcttctttatgctttagttcatttgatatttaacttgtaaattttgaaagatttaCTTCAAATGAATTTCAATTACGTAAAAATTTTGTACTACTTTCAATTCAGAACATTTATAGCCATTTTATATTTGTCAAATAGCTATTAAAGTTGGATATTGAATACGTTTGCTACTGTAGTTTATTTACTTGGTGCTCCTGTTAAAAATGCAAACAGGCCTGACTGAAACCTGTGCGGGAACCTTTGTCTCATTACCAAATGAAATGGAAATGCTTGGAACGGTGGGCCCTCCAGTACCAAATGTTGATGTGTGCCTGGAATCTGTTCCTGAAATGGGATATGATGCCCTAGCAAGCACACCAAGGGGAGAAATTTGTGTAAAGGGTAAAACCTTGTTTTCAGGGTACTACAAACGTGAAGATCTCACCAAAGAGGTTCTGATCGATGAATGGTTCCATACaggttattttattatgttttccAAAATTGAGGTTTATAGATAATTTCTTATATTAGCTATGAGgctacaatttttcttttattcacaaatgaTACCTTCAACAGGGGATATTGGAGAGTGGCAACCTAATGGAAGCATGAAAATTATTGATaggaaaaagaatatatttaagcTTTCACAGGGAGAATATGTTGCTGTCGAAAACCTGGAGAACATTTATGGTCAAGTTTCATCTATTGAATCTGTAAGTCCTGATAACCCTATTCCTTCCAATGGTTTTTCTGTCCTAATTTGTAGGAAATTTATTGCTTATATCTAATTGGAAAAATATGTAGAAGATTAGAAAATGTTACTCATATACTACTAGAGCTGATTACCTCGGTGGTTGATGATAGAATTATAAAACTTTGGGACCAATCATGGCCTACTAACCCTCTGTCTTAGGTTGATATTTTTTATCACGACGTTTGAACTAAACAGGCTtggatatttttctttcatctctaaACACATTCAAATTGTAGCTTCCTGTTAGAAGTCTTTCTTTTTAACAGTAAATTTTCACATCAGCATGTACCCTTGTATGCTGACCTGGTATTGGTGCATGTTGATATATATTATGTGCACTGTAGTTCAGTGTGATATTTTTCTCAAGAGGTAAGACAACTCTGGGGCATGTATCTGTGCTACCATTTGCTCAAACATCTGGACATACAAATGAGTAATGATGTCAAAAGGTTTAGTCCAGTGCAAAAAAGAAACAAGGTTCTAAATTAGTTTCATTGAATGAGCTGAAAATATTCTATTCCATGAAGATATAAACCGTTTTCTCCTCTTTTTCAGATATGGGTTTACGGAAACAGTTTTGAGGCCTTCCTTGTTGCTGTTGTTAATCCCAGAAAGGAATCACTTGAACAATGGGCACAAGAAAATGCTATATCCAAGGACTTCAATTCTCTTTGTGAAGATGCTAGAGCAAAAAGTTACATACTTGAAGAGCTCTCAAAGATTGCAAAGGAAAagaaggtattttttttttttttgcttttgttatCATCATCTAAATGGTTTTATTTGGAGTATTTGTGTGTatgataaaatttcacatcaatctaaagttttttaataactatttttggGTAGTAATGatatttaacatgaaatattttgtttggtcTTGCACTTGTTTTAAATGATCTTGTCGTACGTGTAAACATGTTTCTACAAGTACATATACTGAAGTTTTGTGGGATGGTGAATATGTATTGGCAGCTGAAAGGTTTCGAGGTTATAAAAGGAGTTCATCTTGACCCGATTCCATTTGACATGGAACGTGACCTTATCACTCCAACATATAAGAAGAAGAGGCCACAGTTGCTTAAATTTTATCAGGTACAATTGTCAAATTCTCAGGATTTCATTTCACTTCATATTGAATAGTCTTAAAGTGGAACAGCCTTCATAAATGGAAGGTTATCCTCCCTCCTACCCTTCCTTCCTTTCCTCATAACcgaacaaaaaaagaaaagtttaagaAATCTTAGTCAATTCCTATTTTGTTGGCTGTATGGGCTATTAGTCATTGTGATCAAAGCAATATGGTTTTTGGTTGTATAGTGTTTTTTGACCTGCCTATGGAAACTCAAGTATATCTGTGTCCGGATGTACTTTGGCCTACCTACTAATACTTAAATGGAAAACTGCACCTAAATAACAATGTTAAGTACACAATTTATGAGAAAATCGGGAACATGGATTTTTGTAACCGTGTGACTACTTAAGCTATGACACATGCAGGTTCTAGACGTTAAGATATTCTCTTCTGACTTGCAATTTATGCCCACACTCACAATGCTTCTACTCAGATGTCTGTTCATGGTTATTGTGTACAAGCAAGCTTTTTGATGTGAAATCTGACACAAGATACCGTAGCTGAATCTACGAATTTTGAGTGTGTTGTGCGTCTGTTTAAATAAACACACAAACGTGTATTGGATACATGCATGCTGGTGTATCTGTGTAGGCCTTCTGTGGAAATGAATTTCTGTTACAGCTGTTCTTTGAAATGTAGTTTTCTAGCACAACTTTTAAGCTTTGGGTTTCAGAGTCAAAACATTTTACCTTAATGAGGCTCTTTATGGGGAAGGGTGATAAAAGTACTGACTGcgccatttttattttgtgcgCAGAATGCTATTGACAACTTGTACAAGAGTGCAAAGTAAGCCGTGGCTCAGAGGTGCTTTGGGACTTAATGTCACGGAGACAATTTATTTTCTGCATCTTATTCACTTCCTTCGATTGTTTCCCTCAGGTGACTGTATATACGATGAATATAGGGATACCCaatattataaatgtatttttatttataatttcttcatatccatacatttctttttttctctctagacATGTACTTACTTTTGAGTATTCACGGATCCTTTTACATATATGGTTATTAATTTCCAAATGGCTGATAACACGCCATGCGTAGCTTTTTGTTCAACGGCTGACACgaaattttatactattttatacaaattattggCTCGACTATAATATTACTCGGCAGCACTTTCTTTAAAGGAGAAAACACTGTTTTCAGCTGTATTTCCTCCACACGTCGATACAATGACATTCAAAGCaatctttaataaaatcttataaaataagtaaataattaaacgctaccaatatattaaataataactttcCTGATTATAAAAGATATGATTGATTTTGGAAAATGTAATGTAGTTCCTAAGCCAAACGTCTTGTAAAATGAGATGATGCTTCTCGAGAAATCAATGAGTCTGGATATTTGTTTCTTGCACGCTCATGAAACTGTAGCTAAGAATAAGTGGCGCCTGATGAAACAGCCACGTTACGGTCATGCTAACTTCAATTTCCATCTTTTTATGCATCTTTTTCCAAAGCAATTCCCACTTTTTGGAACACATTCATGTCCTCGAACCAGACAGACAACCGTCTTCTGtccatattatttctttttcttttgccctcCTCCTGCCTTCACTATTCAGTTTATAAGTCTTTATACAATTaatctatatttttcttttgtcgcAAATTCCAATAAATGATTGTTACATCGGTGGTTCAATGAACTAgctaatttctaaaaaaatattatttcacatCACTCAGGTGtcagatattttttattctattagtAAGAAAAAATGAACATGGAAACTCTTTAACattaaattcttcaaaatttactttaattttgttgatgaaaaatatgtatttatactCTTCTACCTGTATTTGctaatatttaaactttaaaagacAAATTTTAGTAGCTAAATATGATTAAGCTGAGTCATAAACAATGAATAATTATATAGTactaatgtaaaataaatacaaaaacgTTAACAGCCATTAATTGGATCACATAAGAAATCTTATCCCTTCACGTTTTACTTGTATAATTCAACTTTCAAGCACACGTGTaaacatttcattttctttaacgTGTTCAGCTTTGGCGAGCGACCTGATTCGTGTCACGGTAAACTCAATCATATACAAAACTCATAGTTTCCTCGTAGAAGAGGAAGAGAactcaaaaagaaaagaaaagaaaagaaaaaaaaataagccGGTGCCTGCAGTGTATGAGATTGTGATAACACGAACAAACCCATATAACAACACGAACGAACCCATAAGTTCGTTACAACTGTGAACACATGCACTATTTCAAAGAGAAATTCACAGCAGAATTAATGAGTAGTGAAATGGATTCGAGAGATAGCAGTGCGAACACAAAATCTAAAGAAATTGAACTATATCCCAAGAAGAGAAAGCGTCATTCACAAGTAGCGGGGGTTATTCCCACCATGGAAGAATCCAAGGCCTCCTCCTCTTCCGCAACACACGGTTCCATATCCGTGATCGGGCGGCGACGCGCAATGGAGGACGCCGTCATGGTGGTTCCCGGCTTGGTGGCGGCGGGGCAGTGGTGTGGCGGTTATGATTTCTTCGCGGTTTACGACGGACACGGCGGGACGTTGGTGGCGAACGCTTGCCGCGACAGGCTGCACCTGCTGTTGGCGGATGAAGTGAGGGAGAACGCGAAGAAGGGATTGGATTGGTACGAGGTGATGTGTTCGTGTTTCATGAAGATGGACAAGGAGATCGGAGTTGGTGGTAAGGCGCGCGATGACGGTAGCGGAAACACCACAGGTTCAACGGCGGCGGTGGTTGTCGTTGGGAAGAAGGAGATTGTGGTGGCGAATTGCGGTGACTCGAGGGCGGTGTTGTGCCGTGGCGGTGTAGCCATACCACTTTCGCGTGATCATAAGGTGATCGATGattaatcaatattaattattattatgatttaattattgattgTTGTTGCATGTTGAGATAGTGAATAGTTTTGGAGTTTGTTTAACTTTGTGGAATGTGTGTACGTATATACAAATCAGCCTGATCGTTCAgatgaaagagagagaataGAAGCTGCCGGTGGAAGAGTGATTAATTGGAACGGAAGTCGTGTTTTGGGAGTTCTTGCTACTTCCAGATCCATTGGTAAACTTCTAAATACTCTGTGTTTCCGTGACATAGCTCATAAATTACTCCATCATCTCCACCTATCTTCGTATATCAAGAACATGCACGTTTCATTAGACTTTTCAGAAAACACACTTCAACAGAATTGCTTTTCTCCTAAACTAAATACTCATGCATTACCATAGGAATTccatattttaaagaaaatgaataactAACAAAATCGTCTTGTTTTGAGTTACTCTTTTTACCAAATGGTTTGATTTTCGGTCATGTAAAATTGTGAGTAATTATTGGTCTGAGAAGGGCGATTTCACACTGTGCAGGGGATCATTCGATG
Proteins encoded:
- the LOC106777688 gene encoding long chain acyl-CoA synthetase 4 → MAQKSFIVEVEKAKEASEGRPSRGPVYRSLFAKDGFPAPIQGLDCCWDVFRLSVEKYPTSPMLGRREIVNGKAGKYKWLTYKEVYDQVIKVGNSIRYCGYGEGVKCGIYGANSAEWVMSMEACNAHGLYCVPLYDTLGAGAIEFIICHAEVSIAFVEEKKMPELLKTFPNATKYLKTIVSFGKVTPEQKQEVEKFGLAIYSWDEFLQVGQGQSYDLPIKKRSDICTIMYTSGTTGDPKGVLISNESIITLLAGVKRLLESVNEQLTEKDVYISYLPLAHIFDRVIEETFIWHGASIGFWRGDVKLLIEDIGELKPTVFCAVPRVLDRVYSGLTQKIASGGFLKRTLFNCAYSYKLNNMKKGFSHGEASPICDKIVFDKVKQGLGGRVRLILSGAAPLSAHVEGYLRVVTCCHVLQGYGLTETCAGTFVSLPNEMEMLGTVGPPVPNVDVCLESVPEMGYDALASTPRGEICVKGKTLFSGYYKREDLTKEVLIDEWFHTGDIGEWQPNGSMKIIDRKKNIFKLSQGEYVAVENLENIYGQVSSIESIWVYGNSFEAFLVAVVNPRKESLEQWAQENAISKDFNSLCEDARAKSYILEELSKIAKEKKLKGFEVIKGVHLDPIPFDMERDLITPTYKKKRPQLLKFYQNAIDNLYKSAK
- the LOC106778050 gene encoding probable protein phosphatase 2C 51, whose protein sequence is MHYFKEKFTAELMSSEMDSRDSSANTKSKEIELYPKKRKRHSQVAGVIPTMEESKASSSSATHGSISVIGRRRAMEDAVMVVPGLVAAGQWCGGYDFFAVYDGHGGTLVANACRDRLHLLLADEVRENAKKGLDWYEVMCSCFMKMDKEIGVGGKARDDGSGNTTGSTAAVVVVGKKEIVVANCGDSRAVLCRGGVAIPLSRDHKPDRSDERERIEAAGGRVINWNGSRVLGVLATSRSIGDHSMKPFVISEPETMVYERTECDEFVVVASDGLWDVVSNKFVCEVVRSCLHGQIKRNLKEETVVSNATEAASLLAELAMARGSKDNISVIVIQLNNTTSS